GTTCGGAATGCTGTAGCAAAGGATGCACTTCTGGCAGAGTCATATCGGGCACAGGTGTCACTTTACCCTCTTTCAGTATTCGTGGGTGAATAAATTCACTTTCGTTGGTtttggagtttttttttacctccATATCATcacttttgttatttttactaaCTATTTTACCGTAGCGGGACATTTCCTTGGCTCTATCCACTGCTTCAGTTTTGGTTTTAGAAGGTCTTTTTGGCTTGCTAGGGACGGTTTTTTCTGGAGCTGGTGGTTTTGCTGCACTTGGAGCTCCTTTCTTACCATACCATTGCATGTATCGTGGAACACTTTTTTGAGTCTTTGCATTATCTCCAGATTTTGACCCAGTTTCTGTATCAGATTTCTTATTACTCGGTTCAGGTATTTCACTGGCCTTCTTTGTTAGAGACTGATCTATATCTGGTGTGTGTTGTCGAGAGATATGCTCTTCAGCTATTTCTCTAGCTTCTGTTGATGATCCTTGGCGAGAAAATACTAAGTTTCGGTTATCGGCTGAACTGCCTCTGCTTTTACTTTCTTTGCTACTTTCATGTTCTATGGCAAGTGGCTCTTTAGTAGCttctaatatttcttcttcATCTTCAATTGAAGATTGTTTTTGTAAACGCATTCTTCGTTCTTGGCTAGAGTCTACTTTTTCATCTAAAGAATCGGATATTTCCATGAGAACTTCCCTTCGTAGCCCAGATTTTCTATCATCATCGGTCAGTTTAATTTTAGTTGATGATACGGTTTCATTTTTTGATGTAGTGATTGTACTCTTTGTAACATCCCCATATTTTCGTATTAACTCTTCCCTTTCATTAGTTTTGCTTACTTTTACGTGCTTTTCACTTTCTAGTGTGGGTGACATTTCTCCTTCTTCTATTATTggtgttttaatttttctttttaattcatacACTCTGATACTTCTTCTTGGGtctttgtatttaattttctttttagatttttttctttttacccATGCAACTTTGTTTGGTTCATTTTCCGTTGTCATTTGAGTCTCATCTTCGCTATATGAATCATTATCACTCCTAGCTTTCCTTCTTGTTGGCTTTAGTTCTTGTGGTTCGGGCTCAGTTTGAGTTCCTATATGACATTCTGTTTGTGTAGCCATTGCAGATTGTCCAGGCAAGCTTTGAGTTTCAAGCTTACTTTCAACTTGAGAAGCGGTTTCATGATTATGCATAATTCGTTCTCGCTCTAAAAGTATCTGATGTAGAAGctcattttgttttcttagaGACGATTCTAAAAGTTCCTGATGTATTGTTGACTTATTTTGCATTTCAAGTAAAGCTGTTTGCAAATATTCCGATTTCAACGGAACTGTTCCAGGCACTTCAGGgtgtaaatttatatactCATGGAGCTTATTGACGGCGTCACTACCCACATTCGATCTTTGTTCCAAGTTTTTCATGTCCTTCTCATCGTCTAAATTTGTTACTATTTCCATTTTATCTCTCATATTCTTTGCCTCCTCACCCTGTTCTCTTATAAACCTTTCCATCAAAAGATTTTTGCCACTGTCAACAACTACGTATTGCGTGCGAGGAATGAGGGTTACTGGTCGTTGTTGCTGGTTTGTTGGTAAATTAACATACCTCTCTTCTTCATTATTACCTCTAGTTACTAGACGTAAAATTTCAGTATTCCcttcttttataaaatattgatcTCTTCCCAAGGAAGACCGGGCCCGATGTTCTTTgtcttctacaattttatcATGTTCTGATTTGATAAAGATCTCAGAGCCCCTGTCTATTTCATGTCTACGGATAGAATCATTATCTTGATCTCGTCGATGATAGTGTAAAGTTGCAATCCTATCATACCCATTTTCTAAGTCGTcaatatattctttatttttgttgttaaaTGACTCGTTGAGCTGCATTTCTTtagtatatattatgtttggaCCATCCCTGTAAAAAAATGTGGATtagtaaaatgtaaatgatattaaaaaatcattcattaataataaaatacattataaaataaattatcatcatcagccaaatAAAGCCATTTCTCTACTTTTATGCAGGCCACTTTTACTTTCCACAGCTTGTCCTTGGCTTTCCATGTTAAGCAACTACCTTATTTAgcattcaaataaaattaccttAGTCTAAAAGACTGTCTAGCATCATTGTAATCATtagcagcagcagcaggaACGTGGTCTTGTCTTAGATCTCCAGGAGTAGAGGCAGCTTCTTTAGGTCTGTAATTTCTTTTATTAAACTTCCATTGAGTGGGTTTCGTTCTTAAATCAGCTTGTTCAGCACTCCACGCTTCCCTTCTCCTCCATTCAGTAGCTTGAATAGACTTATTTTGTGAATTTTGCGTTGATTTGTTTTCCCTCCCAAGGCCCTTGTCTCGAACTACTAAATGCACGTCGTCTTCTGTGGAGTTGACACGTATGACTCTTTTCCTAGAATTTATTAATGGTTTTCTATACCTAGCTGTTCTGTTATAGGTacaattaattttaacaaaagcAGCCAAAGTATCAATAGTTTGCGGAGTTTGTATGTAAATTGATGTTTGGATCTTTGGATCatgtttaaaatacttattgtgTATGTTCTTTACAGTTTCCACAAAACAGTGATACTTgacttaaaataaaacgagCAAAACCAAAACAATATTTACCTACAAAACGCAGTAAAACTGAAGAGAAAAGGCATGCACTAGTTAATGTGTGCACTTAAATCTGTTaatagaaagaaaataaacaatattagtaggtaggtgAGTAGACAAacgttacaaaaatatttaaaatgtgaGTAGACCAAAAACTGTTTGTTACATAAACCATATTACATGAAAAAAGCGTGCCGATGATACCGAGTGATTATTATTTCATGATTTTATATGATAGAAGCGAATCAATGAGCGTcgaaaatataacattatgAATTAATATGACATAAATTACCTCGGTGGCATGTAAAGAGGACATCCTTCACATATACAGCAAcaaattaaaagtaataaaactaaagCTACTATTATTGCTAATAGTATTAGAAGCCAGAACAGTAATCGGCTCTCCGCTTTGTAAAGTGTCTGAAAAAAGAATAAAGTTtatgttaggtaggtacttttaagtttaaactGCACATGATTTTCAGAGCAGAGAatagcaataaataaataggtccTTACATTATCCGAGGAatcatgatgatgaattgTGTTGTCCACATGGCCCGAATCTGTGttgtatattattgttttatttttggccAGTTGTTCTTGTAATTTTGCTACATTAATGGCAGTATTTCCTGTCATTCTTACCACTGCTATAACTTCACTCCTGAAAAATACACATAATTTTATACTATGATAAATgctaattatacctacatataaataatggTGTCTGCAGTGACTTTGAACAAAATTAACTTACTTTTCTTGACTAGTCTCTTGTCCACTTAAGTCGGTAGCGCTGCCATCATTACCTTTATAAGGTTTTATTTCAACAATAGTGACTTTGCCACCAGAAAGAGTACTTAAAACTTCCTCCAACTTTTTCCTATCCGGATTAGCACCAGGAACTATGAAAGACATAGTTTTTGTCTTACTTTCTGGAGGATATATCTTGACCATCGCAGATGAGTAAAGTCGTGGAACACCCATATCATACGCTTTTACGGTCAATACGTAGACTTCACTTTCTTGCTCGTTGCCATCAAATTGCCTTTTTTGTCGGTGTACGTTTTGCTTCTTTGACCTTTTCAATGTTTCTAAAAGGTACAGTTCTCCTGGAAAATAACAATTACAACCTAGTTAATTCGAAAATGCTTATCTAAATAAAGAaagttatataattattattaaaatagggACATGCGGGAACATGTAATTGGCTAGTAGCTTTTAAGTTAGATTTTCAATACTTATAAGTTGTTCAAATATTATACAAAGATAGATGATATTCACCTGTTTCCTcgtttattgaaaatttccCTTCCTTATTTCCTTCAGTTATTTCATATCTTACAACATTGTTTGGGGCTTCCGCATCTTTATCAATGGCTTTTACAAAAGCTGACGATGTGAAGTTGTTCAAACTTGGTGAGAGAACAAACTCATACAGTGATCTCTCAAACTCTGGTGGGTTATCATTTACATCTAGCaacttaataattaatggCACTGTTACTCTTAAACCTACTCCTTCATTATCTCTAGCTTCAACTAAAAAATGCAGGTCTGGCATCGCTTCACGGTCAAATCCGTGATTATTGGTAGCGACGGTTATCATTCCTGATATAGGGTCTAAATGTAAAGAAGTATTTAAATATCCTAATATGGCAGTGAATTGTATTTTGCCAAAGGCCCCGGTGTCTACGTCATCGGCGGCGACTTGGACTACTCTAGCACCAGCAGTTATGTTTTCTAGAAGTTCAGCTTCGTACGACTGATCCAAGAATATTGGAGGGTTGTCGTTTACATCGTTGAGGTAAACTGTGACGTTTGCTGTTGCCGTCAAATTTGTTGCTGGACCTAGCTCTTGCGCTACAATCTGTAAAATAGGAACACCGTTAACCCAATCACATTAGTTTAATAAATTACTAAATATATATTCAGATTTCAatatcatataataaatacctgAAATATTACAGACTTCCGAGCTTCATAATCCAGCATGACGTTATCCCTTACTTTTATCATGAACTGCGCATGTCTCTCAGCAACTGTTGGGGTTATTTCGAAGGTTCCATTGTTCCCGAGCAAGGATAACGAGAACACTCCATTCTTTCCCGAATCATTGTCGTTGACTTGAGGGATGTATGGGTCGTTGAAGGTGAGCGCTGTGCCTTGAGGAGCATTCTCATCCAGGTAGGTTATGTAActgaaattttataaaaaatatgtgttaaTGTTATGTGCAATGCACGTGCTGCAGGGCTGACTCAATTCCTGTTGCAATATTAAGTATAGTCTAAGTATACCTATCTAGTCCTGCATTGCATGACAATTGGTAACAAATTCAAAGTTACCAACATTGTTGTATACATTACCACTAAACAGAGGCAGCGGTCACTGATTAACATTTAAAGCGTTTCTCATAACGttatatttgaataaaacGCTATTGATAGTTGATTTAGCATCTAGCGTAGTTCATAATACGGTTTAAGACTGGGTGTGTTGTTCTTTGTTAAGACAATGCTGACAGTATGGAGGTAAGTTTATTAGTTACTTAGgtaatagttaagtacctagctACATATTATAACTTGCAAATTACTTAAGACCGCATTATACCTACAGTTCAATATGATTCACAAAGTCTACCTTAGACCGAGGAAAAATAGATAGTAAAATTGTGTGCTTTAAGAAAATAAAGTTTGATTATCCTTTTTATTCATCCGTATCGCCTTAGTCTACTACACTCTACGAtactataaacaaaaaaaatactcacaaCTGGTTCTCAAAGTACGGGGGCGAGTTGTCCCTCTCCGGCAGTATGAAGGCGAGTTGTACCGTGGACGACATGGCCTCCGGCTCCTCCCTGGACACCCGCACCTCTTCCGCCACCACGGTAAGCAGAATCGGCGCCCCGGCGTGCGATATCGCCGCGATCTCTTCTACCGGCCGCTCAAGCGTCACCTCGCCTGGGACACAAGGGGGTTATTACGTTAGCTGCTATCGTTATCTAGTTACagtgtacaaaaataaagtcTAATGGTTATTTTTGATCGTATTCAGGGCGCATGGGGTTGGGCCTGCGCACTGCGTTTTTTTGTAGGGTGACTTTTTAAGTTAAGACCCGCTATGTCGATTACGATGAAAACAAAACGTATATACAAAACTAAACTCAATGGTTTTTCTTATCTtttcctataaataaataaataaataaataacaagtacctatgtaaaactACTGTTTTCGTATAATTATGCTGGTAAGAGTTAACAAAGAAAAGTAAATGGAAACTCTGGTTAGTGTTATCTGTAGCAAGGTGGTAGAACTAAATCATAAATGACTAAGCTTTTGACGCCGCGACCCTTTACGTGGAAGCGAATCCCCTTTTAGGAGTCCTGTTGAAATGATTCCACAATAGAATCACAGAGGGCGCCACATGTTAcaatagaataaaaaaaacctttataaAGGCTGACCTTCCGAAAGCATGCATTTTAtgcaaagtattttttttagtaaccATATCTTACATTGTCTAGTTTATTGCCTACTTCCTGAACACTTGTtacatttttctttttcaaaTGCTCTAAGAAGGTCAGCCGTGCATCTAATTATATTAAAGACCACAAACGCTATTTCTGTAAAAGTACTAGGCACTTAGTATTCTTATGAATGCCGACCCACGATGGACTTACGACAAAATTCAAATCAGCTTATTGTGGTGTAGCTGCTGCATAAATAGGTGGCGTCAAAGGCGGGCGGGCGGCTCACGGGCACCGCCTACGTATAAATATCACAATGTTTATTACAAAGCTCATAACTTTCATTATTTCAACTATGTGTCAACGGGACGAATAAATGCGGCCCTCACTTAGCATACGAAAATGGAGCTCTCTCTTTATACGACTGGCGAAGATACCTCCGGTATTCATTTGTACCGACGACGGGCTGAAAAGGACTGTCTCATTACGAATTTCTAACAAGATTTTGTACACCCACCACCGTATAGTTCCCTAGTCCTTTAGAATCTTAATAGAATTAAACCATGAATCAAAAGCCGTCGTCGGGAACTGAAATCGAATCAGAACTTCCTCGTACGAATCCAAATAAGGTGTCTGGTGATTCAAAGCTATAAATTTCGAACTATTCTCGCTCTTCCAATAACGTGGGGTAAGTTTGAACGGTTCTTTCTTAGTGTAGCCTCAGTTTGTTCTAGCGGAGCATATAGTTAGGGAAGCGAGCTAATGTCGGAACAAGGGAATAGTTGGTGTCGCAATGTCAGCGTATCGGGAGAGGAACGACAGCGGACGCACAGCTCCTTAGCCCTTTATTATGAAGTAAAGCAACTTAACAAACAATGGCCCGGGCCGCGACGTCGACTATGGTCTAATGAGCCATTATGCGGCCTTAACTCAGCACAAGACCGCATGAAACGGTCCTGTTAGTGCCTTAACATGCGTTTGTTGCTATGTAAATTGACATTATTTAACTGTTTATTATGACGCCTTCATTTACTCAATTAACAACGCAAAGCTTAGACATGTTAAATAAGGGTAAACGCGGGGAACACGTAATTTACACGGGCCGTTTCGTAAATTACTTAGAAAATAGTTCTATTCGAGGCTGTTATTTTAACTGGCGAATTTTAATTATGAAAGTTTGTTTTAATGCGAAGTTTTGGTGGAATGTTGAGGGGTAAACGTGTTGATGTTTAATGAAGAAAGTAGGTGGGTCACGCGAGGCCGGGTTGGTCAGTGGGGCCGCCACAGATAAGCGCCGAGGATATCCTACGGAAGTCCTCGCGTCGCAAGACGAATGCTGCGATGCTATCGGGAAAAAAACATCAGCGTTGTCCGTCCATCCTTCCGCTTCTACTGACCTTCTAGGCTCACCGACCAGCAACATTTTTACCGGCCTGACCCACAAACTTGGTACTTAACTACCTTTTATAGACCACTTCTTTGTTATTTAAAGCCAGTAAAGTTTAGCTCTACTCGAATCACATTTGTGAGGCATAACCTGTGTGGTCGTTAAAAAGCCACTGACCTCAACTCGCACGTaaggtaaattaataatttttgcgGAAAATTGCCTTCGGTCGAGGGGGAAATGCACTAAGCACTTGCTTTCCACTTGAACTCGAGTCACCTCGCGCTGCGGTAACCTCCTCACTGACCAGTGAGAGTTCATTGCTATGTATTATTgttcaaatttattttcaagctTCAATGAATCTAAATGTCACCGTCTGTAGGTACGTAAATATCTACTATTCATACtttcacacacacaacagcgtTCGCTatcgtataaaaataatgtcttGTTATGATaattacatacacacataaccataatatgtaaatgtaatCTTACCTGTTGTCTCATTAATATTGAAGAAAGGCGTAAACGGATTTCCCTCTGACACGAGTCCATATCGGATGTGTCTGGGCGCGCCCTTGTCGCCGTCTTCAGCGCGCACCTTCACGATGACGTCACCGGGCACCACTTGCTTCGGAAGGTGCGTGATTGGAGGAGCGAAGGTGAACACCGGAGGCATGTCCTGCACATCCTGCACCACAACCACCACCTCCAACGCAGCTATGTTCCTGGTATCTTTTCCTATCTCAACATACGGATCCTGAAACACGAACACCCTTTTAGAACACTTCTCATTCATTATGAATGTAAATAGCCTATTATTCTTTCGAAACGGGTAACTCACCACAGCTAAGAGGGTTAAGTGATACATGGACTGCGCCTCAAAGTCTAATGGACCCACGAGGAAAATGGTGCCCTCAGTGTTTTCCGTTGAGACCCGCCGCTGACGAATCGCGAACAAAGGCGAACCCTGCAAAAAAGGTTTAAATtgcgtaaaaaaatatacctacttacaaacttttaaCGTGTATCGCCGATACGAAATTACAGAGCGTGTAAGGACATGCTCTTCATTATTATAGCGTTTAAGTGGACTGAGTTACGGTACGGGTGCCTAGCCATTCTCCGCAGACTGTGAGAAATTTAACACGCCTCAAGACTCCTTAATGCCTGGTAATTGTGGAACATCATCGGGTAGTCTCCCGCGAATTATCTTGTCCTGCTAATTCCATTTTACAACGCTCGAGATTTGGAAGGCGCTTCAGGAATGTAGAGTTAAATATTAACACTAAAGTGACGTGACTGAACCGGAGGAATTAAGTTGttgcataataaaatttctgCAATATGATCCGCGATGAGATCTACCCATATTTGCAAGTAATCTCTAAAAGGGCATCGGATACGTGTTTAAAATGCATACTGTTGCATGAATTTCCCCTTTCTGCACATTGCGAAGGCCGGCcacataaattacaaaatgaatTTCACATGAGGCGGAGGGCAGGATACGTATACGTCAACGATATCTCGGTGAAAATGAGGTCTATTAGTGGAGTTGGCGAAACTTCATTATGCGGTTACCACAAAATGCGTGTCGATCACGACGCGCGCTTAGCGAGCTAACGTCATTACATTACACCCGTATTTTTATCACCCTCCACTCGTTTAACATGTAAATGAAGTTATTACCCAAAGTTCCAGTTCCAAAGGCTTCGGCGACACGGGGTTCTTCCTGGCAATTACAATCTCCAGATCGGTGCCTCTCTTAGCGTCCTGCGAAAGAATTTTAAAAAGCTCAATTATTAAGCGATTTAGTATTAGGTATGAGGCACTTAATAGAGTGAGTTAATTTTGGTATTTCATGTTCGTTGGGAAGTGTAACGGGTGTGtgcgtcatcatcatcaatcacGCCACATCGTGTTCAGACGCACGCTTCCTTATTTATTATACCGCTCAGCGTTTAAGGACAGGTGGCATTATCCCGTGCATTAGAGGAATACATGCCCTTGTGGATTACCTCGGGTGCCAGTATGATGCTCGGCTGGTGCGGGAAGATGGTGTCCCGGGGCGTGGTGGCGTTGGTCCCCGTGATGGAGCACCCGATGCGGCTACTGCGGCCCCTGGTGTTCCTCACCGACAGGCGAAAGTCCACGTATCTTCCTGGCTCCAGCCTACGCAGAAGGATCACATTCGCTTGACACACCGAGTTGTAGCGGGTGCACGGCAATGTCTCAATCCCGACGTCTAGACGACCCATTTGACCTGTGAGCAaagttaaaatgttttatgaataagtaGAATAAGTTAAGGTAGTAGAATGCAAATTTGGTTTCCGGTTGTATTTCTTGAAAGCAACGTACAACACACGAGCTTGTCTGTAATAATTGTGCATGTACCTGCACATTACAGCACACACCACTGAAGTTCAATCGATAGCGAAGTCGGAAGCACTGACGTGTTGCGGGTAGATAATTCTTGAAATTCACAGCGATGTCGTAGTCTGGCGCCAAAACTAATCATATCAAGGTGCCAGTATTGACAAGCACACATTAATCTCTCTGATACATGGGTTTTATATGTATAGCAGAGCACAAATAGACATGGATACTTAAAGCAGCATGAGAAATGTGCTAGAGATCGCATGGTCTGCCACACGAAGATTTATCATGCCCTTGTATAGCTTATAATTCTTGTTACGCTCTATATGGACATGAGTCACTTGAGGTACTTACAGATATTAATTATTCTATCGTGTTAACGTGTCAGAATATCTAATGACGATAATTATATTAACCATCCAGGTCAAGGTCACACACATTAGGCCAGTTTGGGTACCAGGCTAACATGACTAGTGAAGAGCTTACCGATGAGTTCGAACTGTAGTGGGTAGTCGAAGTCGGGGTCGGAGGCTCGCACGCGGTAGATGACGGAGCCGACGGCGGCGTCCGCTGGTACTAGCACGAGCCTCATGAGGGTACTAGGGTCGAAGACCGGCTCGCCGGCGCGCGCCACCGCCGCCAGGCCCACCACCAGCAGCCACGCCACGTACGTCATCCTGAGGACAAGGAGAGCATAGCACTGTTAGATTTGTGGGAATTGTTGCAATGGAGTGCCAGAATGTTTAGTAGTCgtaataaattatgatttttggtaaagtaataataatcaatatatataaagtaataataatcattacttacctaaacctTTGGTAATGtcgtatgtacataatatacataactTATATGtactataatataaaaatatgtataatataataactataaaaatattaatttcgtGGTAATATTCCCTACCTTGAAGAAGACTAAATGCAAACTAACTATgttgtaagtatgtactttactttttagaatattttaatgatCCTTTATCCATTCAGTAGatttaactaagtaagtataatacacCAACAATACAtaactgtaaaatattttaaggtTGCTTTATCCTTTTCCGAGCATTTAAAATATGCACATTTCgcattgtttttaattttaaggtAATGAACGTCATTCATTACGAAAACACCAAATTCTTGATGCCATCAACTTGGTCAAAAACGTATTTACATAAGATTTACTAGATAAGTGCAATATATTTCACTACTAAAATAGCTCTATGCTTTTTTATCTAAGGATTAATGAAATACGATATTTTATTTCGCTTCGAAAccaattcaatttattatccaatgaaaaagtttaataCAAAAGATAAGTTACACGGATTGATGAAAGATCTAGCACGTAATTGAATTAGGTCTGTGCCTTCTTCCATTGACGAGCAGCTTTCAACATTTTGTTTAGATGACCgaaatcaatcaaattattaGAGTGGCCTGAATTTTGAGAGGCAAACAAGATTGCTTTGTTCGCAATAATGTGGATAATAAAGTTGATTGGCTGAAATCAAGACACAGTCTGTGATGCGCTGAGAACTTGTGATATTATTAGATTACATTTTCACAGAGTATCATCGGCATTATCGAGGGTCTGACCGCAGAACTGGCTCGGTTTGCGAAAGGGTAaccgttattattatgaaatcaCTCGGCCGCCAGCAATAAGCACCAGAGAGCTTTGTTAGTCGCCCGCTTCAATTGAATTTCAAATGATCATTTAAAGCAACTATAGCCGTACACCCGACCGCAAATGTGTGAGATGAAGCCCTAGTAGAAATTGTTCTAATCCCTTTGATTTTAACCAAACAATTCGTCTTCGTAGCAATCCCGAGCAGAGTTCGCGTTATCGGCAGTGTGCAGTTAAGTATTTGTGTACCGACTCCAGACCGCTCTCGGAAGTGCTACATAACACATGCAATTCGAGAAACAGCCTTCAATGCGCACCGTTTTCCGATTTGTATTTACAGCTTCAA
This window of the Plutella xylostella chromosome 12, ilPluXylo3.1, whole genome shotgun sequence genome carries:
- the LOC119693963 gene encoding cadherin-86C, whose product is MTYVAWLLVVGLAAVARAGEPVFDPSTLMRLVLVPADAAVGSVIYRVRASDPDFDYPLQFELIGQMGRLDVGIETLPCTRYNSVCQANVILLRRLEPGRYVDFRLSVRNTRGRSSRIGCSITGTNATTPRDTIFPHQPSIILAPEDAKRGTDLEIVIARKNPVSPKPLELELWGSPLFAIRQRRVSTENTEGTIFLVGPLDFEAQSMYHLTLLAVDPYVEIGKDTRNIAALEVVVVVQDVQDMPPVFTFAPPITHLPKQVVPGDVIVKVRAEDGDKGAPRHIRYGLVSEGNPFTPFFNINETTGEVTLERPVEEIAAISHAGAPILLTVVAEEVRVSREEPEAMSSTVQLAFILPERDNSPPYFENQFYITYLDENAPQGTALTFNDPYIPQVNDNDSGKNGVFSLSLLGNNGTFEITPTVAERHAQFMIKVRDNVMLDYEARKSVIFQIVAQELGPATNLTATANVTVYLNDVNDNPPIFLDQSYEAELLENITAGARVVQVAADDVDTGAFGKIQFTAILGYLNTSLHLDPISGMITVATNNHGFDREAMPDLHFLVEARDNEGVGLRVTVPLIIKLLDVNDNPPEFERSLYEFVLSPSLNNFTSSAFVKAIDKDAEAPNNVVRYEITEGNKEGKFSINEETGELYLLETLKRSKKQNVHRQKRQFDGNEQESEVYVLTVKAYDMGVPRLYSSAMVKIYPPESKTKTMSFIVPGANPDRKKLEEVLSTLSGGKVTIVEIKPYKGNDGSATDLSGQETSQEKSEVIAVVRMTGNTAINVAKLQEQLAKNKTIIYNTDSGHVDNTIHHHDSSDNTLYKAESRLLFWLLILLAIIVALVLLLLICCCICEGCPLYMPPRKRVIRVNSTEDDVHLVVRDKGLGRENKSTQNSQNKSIQATEWRRREAWSAEQADLRTKPTQWKFNKRNYRPKEAASTPGDLRQDHVPAAAANDYNDARQSFRLRDGPNIIYTKEMQLNESFNNKNKEYIDDLENGYDRIATLHYHRRDQDNDSIRRHEIDRGSEIFIKSEHDKIVEDKEHRARSSLGRDQYFIKEGNTEILRLVTRGNNEEERYVNLPTNQQQRPVTLIPRTQYVVVDSGKNLLMERFIREQGEEAKNMRDKMEIVTNLDDEKDMKNLEQRSNVGSDAVNKLHEYINLHPEVPGTVPLKSEYLQTALLEMQNKSTIHQELLESSLRKQNELLHQILLERERIMHNHETASQVESKLETQSLPGQSAMATQTECHIGTQTEPEPQELKPTRRKARSDNDSYSEDETQMTTENEPNKVAWVKRKKSKKKIKYKDPRRSIRVYELKRKIKTPIIEEGEMSPTLESEKHVKVSKTNEREELIRKYGDVTKSTITTSKNETVSSTKIKLTDDDRKSGLRREVLMEISDSLDEKVDSSQERRMRLQKQSSIEDEEEILEATKEPLAIEHESSKESKSRGSSADNRNLVFSRQGSSTEAREIAEEHISRQHTPDIDQSLTKKASEIPEPSNKKSDTETGSKSGDNAKTQKSVPRYMQWYGKKGAPSAAKPPAPEKTVPSKPKRPSKTKTEAVDRAKEMSRYGKIVSKNNKSDDMEVKKNSKTNESEFIHPRILKEGKVTPVPDMTLPEVHPLLQHSEHRYEHQYENQNPLCYIQPTHIPKYLGQANVPLPRRQQQPIYVNQDEAKKKEHELSESALTHSISISANYEEDHKPTEVHVSKINIGGDPVPDIPHRPTKIDDNDSGIAMNSLIHQTGNIKRLPITEKKSVFTIAYDDVQTKRLRPDSSSTSY